Proteins encoded in a region of the Scyliorhinus torazame isolate Kashiwa2021f chromosome 1, sScyTor2.1, whole genome shotgun sequence genome:
- the cryba4 gene encoding beta-crystallin A4, with amino-acid sequence MSHCTKLSSHWKIIVWDEECFQGRRHEFTAECYSVMEFGFETVRSMKVESGAWVGYEHAAYQGQQFVLERGEYPRWESWSGSNSYHIERLTSFRPIACANHRECRMSMFERENFLGRKGELSDDYPSLQAMGWCNNEVGSFRIHSGAWVCYQYPGYRGYQFIMECDRHCGEYKHWREWGSHAQTFQIQSIRRIQQ; translated from the exons ATCATTGTTTGGGATGAGGAGTGCTTCCAGGGTCGTCGACATGAGTTCACCGCAGAATGTTACAGTGTCATGGAGTTCGGATTCGAAACCGTGCGCTCTATGAAGGTGGAAAGTGGAGC CTGGGTGGGTTACGAACACGCAGCCTACCAGGGACAGCAGTTTGTTCTGGAGAGAGGAGAATACCCCCGTTGGGAAAGCTGGAGTGGCAGCAACTCCTATCACATTGAGAGACTGACCTCCTTCCGACCTATTGCCTGCGCT AACCACCGCGAATGTCGGATGTCCATGTTTGAGAGGGAGAACTTCCTGGGCAGGAAGGGGGAGTTGAGCGATGACTATCCATCCCTCCAAGCTATGGGTTGGTGCAACAATGAGGTTGGATCTTTCCGAATCCACTCTGGCGC atgGGTATGTTACCAGTATCCTGGTTACCGTGGCTACCAGTTCATCATGGAATGCGATCGTCACTGCGGGGAGTACAAACACTGGAGGGAGTGGGGCTCCCACGCACAGACTTTCCAGATTCAGTCCATCCGCAGAATCCAGCAGTAG